One Solanum pennellii chromosome 9, SPENNV200 DNA segment encodes these proteins:
- the LOC107030066 gene encoding transcription factor IBH1-like, protein MNQQDKTNSRRVKHAAYASMASVVGSKRAWSRAVLSKIRNRSLLLKKKKKKRRRRSSDEFGELRKIVPGGQLMNFYNLLDETADYINSLTSQVQVMKNILNLLST, encoded by the coding sequence ATGAACCAGCAGGATAAAaccaactcacgaagggtaaaACATGCTGCTTATGCATCCATGGCATCTGTTGTCGGGTCAAAGAGAGCTTGGAGTCGGGCCGTGCTTTCAAAGATCCGTAACAGATCTCTCTtgctgaagaagaagaagaagaagagaagaagaagatcatcAGACGAGTTTGGTGAACTTCGAAAAATAGTGCCTGGTGGTCAACTTATGAATTTCTACAATTTATTAGATGAAACTGCGGATTATATCAACTCTCTTACTTCACAGGTACAGgttatgaaaaatattcttaatcTACTTTCAACTTGA